A single region of the Ascaphus truei isolate aAscTru1 chromosome 6, aAscTru1.hap1, whole genome shotgun sequence genome encodes:
- the LOC142498125 gene encoding vomeronasal type-2 receptor 26-like, with amino-acid sequence MHFLSSFQLLHYIKQVRFNNTAGQEVFFNEFGEQSLRFEYVNWQALPNGTSRYVNLGISMEGSEWGVTRSNNTIFWSGGYTEVPTSICSERCPPGYRKAHQKGQPVCCFDCMLCSGEEFSNETDSTRCIKCPDGMWPNERHDGCRLKSLEFLSYEDPLGGTLASLSIVGALLPLSILVIFLKNSETPIVKANNRGLSYLLLMALILCYLCSLLFIGHPLNITCILRQITFGVSFALCISCVLGKTIMVVIAFNSTQPKSNRPVWLNSRVPNTLVLVCTATQVIICISWIAHSPPFQNNDRTAKLGTISVECNEGALVAFWCMLGYMGLLATLSFVLAYLARKLPGSFNEAKLITFSMLIFGVVWVSFIPAYLSTRGKYMVAVEIFAILSSSSGLLVCIFIPKCYIIILRPEMNNKEFLTGKRTAPIYKLKR; translated from the exons atgcatttcttaTCCTCTTTTCAGCTATTACACTACATAAAGCAGGTCCGGTTTAACAATACTGCTGGACAGGAAGTGTTCTTTAATGAGTTTGGAGAACAGTCATTACGCTTTGAATATGTAAACTGGCAAGCTCTCCCTAACGGCACAAGTAGATATGTCAATCTTGGCATTTCCATGGAAGGATCTGAGTGGGGTGTTACTAGAAGCAATAACACTATTTTCTGGAGTGGAGGCTACACAGAG GTTCCTACATCCATATGCAGTGAGAGATGCCCTCCAGGATACAGAAAAGCTCATCAGAAAGGGCAGCCAGTCTGCTGCTTTGACTGTATGTTATGTTCAGGAGAAGAGTTTAGCAATGAAACAG ATTCAACACGTTGTATAAAATGTCCCGATGGAATGTGGCCAAATGAAAGGCATGATGGCTGCAGGCTTAAATCCCTGGAGTTTCTGTCCTATGAAGACCCGTTAGGTGGCACTTTGGCCTCTCTCTCAATCGTGGGTGCTCTCCTCCCTCTGAGCATCCTAGTGATTTTCTTGAAAAACTCTGAAACTCCAATTGTCAAAGCTAATAATCGGGGCCTTAGTTACCTCCTCCTTATGGCCCTAATTCTTTGCTACCTCTGCTCTTTGTTGTTCATCGGTCATCCTCTTAACATAACCTGTATCCTCCGACAAATTACTTTTGGGGTCAGTTTTGCACTGTGCATTTCATGTGTTTTGGGGAAGACCATCATGGTGGTGATCGCCTTCAACTCCACTCAGCCAAAGAGCAACAGACCTGTGTGGCTAAATTCTAGAGTGCCAAACACACTGGTACTTGTGTGCACAGCTACACAAGTGATTATATGTATTAGTTGGAttgcacactctcccccttttcaGAATAATGACAGAACAGCTAAGCTAGGAACAATAAGTGTCGAGTGCAATGAGGGAGCACTAGTGGCTTTCTGGTGCATGCTGGGATATATGGGACTTTTAGCCACTTTGAGTTTTGTACTAGCTTATTTAGCAAGAAAATTACCAGGCAGTTTCAATGAGGCCAAACTAATCACCTTTAGCATGTTGATATTTGGGGTGGTTTGGGTCTCTTTCATCCCTGCTTACCTCAGCACCCGTGGGAAATACATGGTGGCTGTGGAAATATTTGCCATCTTGTCTTCGAGTAGTGGATTATTGGTATGTATATTTATACCAAAGTGTTACATTATCATCCTGAGACCAGAGATGAACAACAAAGAATTCCTTACAGGAAAGAGAACGGCTCCGATTTATAAACTAAAAAGATGA